From Cannabis sativa cultivar Pink pepper isolate KNU-18-1 chromosome 8, ASM2916894v1, whole genome shotgun sequence, a single genomic window includes:
- the LOC115701398 gene encoding E3 ubiquitin-protein ligase SPL2, whose translation MSSQEQALLSLLSHLAFSGDGAVLGLALAYAAVRSILKYRTTSSALKKLRKAPSVKVSDLRSVMAIDNSDTSNESQSSDGKILIVRGTVEAKSVIDGSWKSLRPSVLVSQESGEKAVIIQRTQTCIYNEWKGFFGWTSDLRSIFARSWREQESTLLRTVPFVLVEGGKWPASDFIVVNIDKLKHPLPLTTVYHQLQPVNASPYTFLQALFGHEFPVGLLDEEKILPLGKDITAVGVCSIKDGTPEINSCKDLPYFLTEMTKDEMVVDLAFRSKILLLSGAVLGSLSVGILGYAVVRNWNKLKEWRQRRRHQQSNPPANDDNEFHISEEDDTTDVPDGQLCVICLTRRRRSAFVPCGHLVCCQSCAISVEHAATPKCPLCRQEIRSSVRIYDS comes from the exons ATGTCGTCGCAAGAGCAAGCCCTATTGTCCTTACTCTCCCACCTCGCCTTCTCCGGCGACGGTGCCGTTTTGGGCCTAGCCTTAGCCTACGCCGCCGTCCGTTCTATCCTCAAATACAGAACTACCTCCTCTGCTCTCAAAAAGCTCCGCAAAGCACCTTCGGTCAAAGTATCCGACCTTCGCTCCGTCATGGCCATCGACAATTCCGATACTTCCAACGAATCGCAATCATCTGATGGAAAAATCTTGATCGTCCGCGGTACTGTAGAGGCAAAATCGGTCATAGACGGAAGCTGGAAGAGTCTGAGACCAAGCGTCTTGGTTTCACAAGAATCTGGAGAAAAAGCCGTTATCATTCagagaactcaaact TGCATATACAATGAATGGAAAGGTTTCTTTGGATGGACTTCAGATTTGCGTTCCATATTTGCGAGATCCTGGAGGGAACAAGAATCCACCTTATTACGAACG GTTCCTTTCGTTCTTGTTGAAGGTGGAAAATGGCCAGCTTCAGACTTCATAGTAGTGAACATTGATAAATTAAAGCATCCCTTACCTCTCACAACAGTTTATCATCAATTGCAGCCTGTTAATGCATCTCCGTACACATTCCTACAGGCACTTTTTGGTCATGAATTCCCT GTCGGGCTACTTGATGAAGAGAAAATTCTTCCATTGGGAAAAGATATCACTGCTGTTGGAGTGTGCAGTATTAAAGATGGAACTCCAGAAATCAATTCGTGCAAGGATCTTCCCTATTTTCT GACTGAAATGACCAAGGATGAGATGGTTGTGGATCTTGCTTTCCGTTCCAAAATTCTGTTGTTAAGTGGTGCTGTCCTTGGTTCTCTATCAGTTGGAATTCTTGGCTATGCTGTTGTGAG GAACTGGAATAAATTGAAAGAGTGGAGACAGCGAAGGCGGCATCAGCAATCAAACCCTCCTGCcaatgatgataatgaatttCACATCTCAGAAGAGGACGATACAACAGATGTTCCAGATGGACAGTTGTGTGTCATCTGCCTGACTAGGAGAAGGCGATCAGCATTTGTTCCGTGTGGGCATCTAGTATGTTGCCAAAGTTGTGCCATATCAGTTGAACATGCAGCCACACCAAAATGTCCCCTTTGTCGTCAGGAAATCCGCTCTTCAGTGCGTATCTATGATTCTTAG